The nucleotide window TGAGGGCTAGAACCGTATGGTTCAAAACACAGTAGATAATGTCAATCCCACtatccttctccacttaaaaCTAGGCTTTTGTTTGCGGCAAACCCATGGCATGCACCTAACCCACACATCACAAGTTACACTTCAAAGCTCTAGAAGCTTCTGAATATTTAATTTCACAAGAGACCATATATTTTGAGATAAACTATACTTAAGGGGCAACCAGGTCTAGGCTGTGTACAATAGATCCAACGTGACTATCTCTTCTCAGGCCTCCACAAGTAGCGGGAGCTTAACCAGACTGCCGTTTCTTTAATAATTTATCTAACAACATATGGACCCTTATGaacttaaaatttcaaaatctttccCAAGGATGTATGCCAAAATGTTTTAGAACATTGTTTATTGTCTGAAGGAAGTGTACAGTCCATCAAATAATGCTAACCCATCGTCTCCAGTAGTAATTGCAGTAAAAGTGGAAATCCCTTAACAAATATGACAAGCTCCTATAGaataaatttctaaattttcaaCATCTCATCGCTCTTTCAGCCTTGAGAATCAAGGGAAATTAACTAGCTTctggaaaaaaattatgttcattTTTTCAGTATTCAGGATAATTGAAGACTGTTGGCAAAGAAGAGCTAGATAACACCCAATGAATGCATGCATATATACTCGATGAACTCAGTTCCATAAAACAACAAATGAAGTACCTCTCTTTGTTAATATTCTCTAATATGCTCTCCATTGACCCATGTTGGCGTACAAGCTTCAAAGCCGTCTGGGGACCTATGCCTATTGCATTGATTGATGATTAGATACCAAGAATTATTGCTCCAATCACGCAAACCATATCAGTTGCAGCATAAGTAAAGCATAAGCACATGAAATTTAAACGGCTCCTAGATGCTGATGTAAGATTGATTATAAGAAATCAGGACCTAGGTAAAACTTGTGCAAAGTGCAAACAATGAAAATGACACTGTAGCATAACTGATTACGGATAGTGAAAAAGAAACACGAGGTAGCATATGCATACTCAAATGATTTTTAAACAGAGATCTAACTGAAAAGCATGGTACCTCGGATGCTATCACAGTAATCGCATCCACAAAGAATGCACAAGTCTATGAACTGATCCATACTAAGTTCAAGTCCCTCCAATACCTTCAATAAGACATAAATCAAGAGATAATATACTTGACATCAAGACATCAACTAAAAAAGTGTTCAGGCCCATTTTACCTTGGAGATATCAAATTCCATCACTGGTATCTTTTTGGAGCTAGGATCCATTAAATGGCGAAGAAACTTTGGAGCTCCAAAAGTTAAGGAATCCATATCTTCAGAGGCCACAGCATAAACCTGACAAGTAGAGGAACTCTTTCAATACTTATCTGTAATGATGCCCAAGAGCGACTTGGAAGTGGAAAATCTGACTCAATTACACATCATAATTCTTCAGAGAAATATTTCATTGTCAACCCCCACCCCAACCTCCGAAGTTTTTATTATAGCATATGTGCAAATGTAGGCCTTAATtcttaaatatatcatttacaataaTAAAGATTAGATATTCCaacctaagttgctcggactcgggtGCGTGTGTCCGATATGGGTGCGGATCTAGAGGTCggatccttcatgatctaatttttaagatttgGGGATATGGATGCATTTTTGGTTACGGGTGAGGGGATtcgcctaaaaataattaaaatatctaaaaatagagttataaaacctaaattatgagatagTATGTAGAGAACTTGAGGAGAATCCTGGAAGGAGATCAAAGGAAAAGGAGTGACAtagaaatttttatataaaaggtattccattttcttcaatttcaccttaacTTTTGTATTGATTCcagaaatcattaaaactgtCCAGATTTTCCCCATCtattttggtcaaagtacccaaaatttGTTGACCAAATCAGACACGGATCACACATAGTTCTAAGCAATTAAATAATTGACAGGGTATACATGCCTTTTCTGCCTTGCAAAGTGCAGCACACTGGGCCTCTGCTTCAGAAGGAGCCTAAGGAAACCATCAAGGAAAAACTCAGACTTTCTTGCATCAGGGGCAAAAATTATACTTTGGAGAGATACCATTGTATGTAAATTCCGTGAAATAAGGTGCAGTGAATGCCACTAACCATCTAAAAGACACCCTACTACCAGAATGTGTATACTTCCAACTCACCTCAACAGCAGGTACCCCCATTAGTCTGAGAAGCTTTTTGCAGTCATCATTGTGTTGTGGCGTAACCTAAAAATTGGGTATGTGTCATTCATATATATCCACAGGTTTTCGCTATTtacaatgtaaaaaaaaaggtagaacCGAAACATTCGAGAGGTTTATGAGCCAAAGCATGCTATACAACAAGATGCCATATTCACAAGaagtcattttcttcaaaatctcaaACACTTCATTGGTATTAGTAGCTACAATTGATGCACACCCTTGCCAATTGTACAAGAGTATTAAAGAGCTATTCTAAAATTATTGCCTAAGTTCTGAAACTTCTTTTCTACTCAGAACCTGCAAATCTGTGTCTgtacaaaataatattgaagaGTAACGCTGAACAGATTATGGGTAAACAAAGGTGCTTCCTTTTCTTGACATTATTAGTTCTCTCTGCATCTCAAGCTGTTGGACTTTTCCAGTACAGTTTTACAAATCTTGTATTTGTAGATTATTGAGAATATGAGAATTGATACAGGATAGGATGATACAAGATACAAGTTAACTAGAGTTAATTAAAGTTGGTACAAGATATTTTCACATTTCACATTTATAGTTAGCATGCAGTGAGTTAGTTAGACGTTTGGTTACTTAAGTTAACCATTGTTAGGTGAGGTAGTTATCAGATAGGATTGCTATATAATCATCTGTACAGCTTgttgagatttagattagcgaTTGTAAACACTTTCTCTCTTAATACAAATTCAATATTCTCTCCACAACGTCTTCAATTTCTCTTTCTAGAAGCTTCCAACTCGAATTGTGAATCTGGTTGTAAATTTAACTATAACAGAGCAATAGGGGTTTTAACCATCTACTACGCAATGAGATTAAAGGAGCAGCAGACAAACACCATTTCTTCTCTTACATAACTAATATACCTAGAATAACAATTATACAAACCCACCTTTACTGTTCTCTTGCTGAATTTCTCAATATCCTCCTTGTTGCCACTCTGTAATCATAATGCAACTATatcaattatttgaaaaaacacACATATGAGGAAAAATAAGAGGTGGACCAAAAACATAGAACTTGTCATACACTTTTCCCAACCCTTTTCCTGTGGTGGAGGGTACAGGAAATTAAATTCAGTTAATAATAAGCCCAAAAGAGGTACTGAATCATAGAGACATATAACTATCAAACCTCTGTAGCCTTAGCCAAGTCATCTGTGGCATCTTCCCTTCTAGAGTAACTGCATAGACAAGACAGTGTGAGAACATGAACAAACAGGCAGCATTTTATGGATATAATACAAAGAACATATAAAGGAGCTAATAGGTACCGTTTTGCAAGTTCTTGCTTCTTCAAATCAGGGGGCTTACCATCAAAAACATAACTGTTAATAAAGACATGGGAATTACTAAGGAGGAACAAGGCAAGAAAGggacaaaaggaaaagaacaaaCGCTTAAAGCAACAAATTACACAGGCTTGATTCCAGCTTCCAGAAGCCTAATCGTCCGCGAAAACATCCCAACCAAATGACTGAAAACACACATAGCCATTATAATCAATAAAAACTACAGTTTTTTAATGCCAAATTCAAAGCAGTACCAACTAAAGCAAACCTAACATAAGCAATTATCTAAATGAACCATAACAGCACGTATACACATATGTTTTGCTTTACTCTTCAAAAGAAACAAATAGCCAACAAAATGTTGctccttttcattttatatagaGTACAAATAGTACTACTAGTCGTGGAGTTCCAAAAAACATAATATACCTAGTAGTTTCCCCAGCTTCGTTAGTGAGCATTTCCGTACCGCTTCGTCCTACTACAATCTACACCACAACAATTCACCATTGAATTATCCTAATAACTCGACAGGCATTAAGATATAACGCATTCTGAACATGAATGCATACCAGGAACTGGTAAATGCTCATACTAGCATCGATTGCTATTTTACGACCGAAATAAGTCTCGAATTTCTGCTCCTTCATTCCACTTGGAGCATTATCAGCCAACAGCTTCATTAAACCCTAAAATTCACAGAGAAACAGTTCAGTCTATGAAAATGAAAGAGTAAAGTTGATGGATTAAACACTATATTTCTACGTAGACATACCTTAATTCCCATATTTTGGATTGAACGAACTCAGAAAGCTTAGCCAATTTCTTGAAGGTTGGGTACTAGGGTTTAAGCTTTCCCGCCTCTTtggtatatatatgtatgtaatACAAGTATATCTACAAGGCTTTGTACTATACGCTTGGTTTTGCTCCCGTGTTTCGAGTATAATTCTCAGATTTTCCACTTGGTCCAATGACTCGACACGTAAGAAGAGTTGTGGAGCCCATTTCATGTTATGCCCACAAACCGGTTCGTGAATAGCACGCGTCGCACTTAATTATACGATACTTTTTGAGTGGAAGTAAGGTTGCTTAGAAAATAAGTTGGTTGATTTAGGGGACAGGCGGACGGGTCGAGTTTAACATTAATTTgttcaaaatgaattaagtgaaaataaacaaaatatttaattttaactcATATTAATTCGAATAAAAATGGGTAAACGTAAATTCAATAGATAGtattcatattatttattgCTTCCTATTATGTAGGGAAATGAGTACAagatttttttgcttttcttttttctcctcttagaGTGTATTTAGtaggaagaaaaatatttttatgttcttttgaggaaaaaaaaaaaggaaaatgagtgGTCTTGAGTTGAGGTTGAGATCAAATTTAGGTCTCAAATCAAGATTAAGATTCAGGTCAAGATCGGATTTCATGTATAGACCATTTTGGATAGTGAATTTTAAGGATAGTTTTGAATTTGTTTTCCTTACTTTATGTAtggaaattatttttacttaaattataAGAAATGACTTCCATACATAAAGTAAGGAAAAATTCCCATATATTCATAAACAGCTGACAAGCATGATATTTCTTGAACATAAATGATATGTTGACTGATTTACTTCGGCATTTTCCTAAAATATATGTAGCTTTACATTGCTCTTGATTTAGATAAACCTGCAGAGAGACTAGAATAGTGAATCCTAGATAATTACAAGAAATTAAATAGCTCAAATAATATAGTGAATCCTAGATAAAATATCATTGTCATTTGTGCCCATGAAGTGGGGTTCCatccatttatttttttgcttagaGGGGATCCATCCATGTTAGCAGCAAGAAGCATCTTGCTTTGTGAACATTATTGGACCGCTCATTAACACTTTTTCTAACAAGAACCTTATGTCATACTCATTAATGGGACCTAATATTTTGGACATAATCCTCAAAAATTCAGCTGTGTTGTGATGTTGCGCTCCACTTTGAAGCGTGTTAATTGTTCATGAGGAATATTCATGTTCTAAAACTAATTAGAAACATTTTATTAGTTTTACCCAAATGTACATTTTCTTTGAATTGTGTTTACTCTTTTTTAATATCGTATCTCATAttctctttgtttcaatttatttgtttgattttaactcaacaaatagttttaaaaagactttgtcataaataaaaaaatatgtaaaacgTACTAAAAGTGTCCTTtaatttgtgatcttaaacatgccaTGTATAACGCATGTGGAaagttaaaactaaaaaattaacaataaaaaaaggaggtgtttttttttttttaaatatacaattttgtatattacaaaaaattaaactaagtaCTACTCCcccgtctcatattagttgatcatcttactaaaaatagttgtttcaTAGTAGTTGTCCATCTTAcgaaatcaagaaatttaagcatttatcaaaattttcatatatttccCTTTGTaaattaattcttttgaaagtgttcacatttgtttgtaaaTTTTGCAAGAAGTTTCTAAGGGATGGATTGgtaaaattttcttctttatgatttcttaatatgcgtgtaaaaaggaaaataataaaataatatgaatcggagaaagtatttaaaaactataaacaTATAGCCTAAATTATTgacaattttaaataattttcaaatacaaacataaaaagaaaagttaactaataaatttagaatactattattatttcacATAAACTAGAAGTCTAGAACTATAATAGTCTAATCTAGAAAAACTACCTgatttgaaatacaaaaaaagaagcaaaaatcaAGGCTTGACTGAGGTTCAAACCCGGGTTCACGGGGTGAATTAGAACCCATTTGTCACTGATCCGCGCCATTTCATTGTAAATAAAGTGGgttaattttattgatatacACAACTTTACAAAgaatttatatacaaaaaattttgatgaagtgggttcaattgaACCAATGTGGTTCCACCCCTGCCTAACCCATAGGCCATAGGTAACCTTCTAGCTCGGCCTCTGCTCAACTTTCTCCAGCCACTTCTAGCATAGTAGAAGAGCTAATTTTTGGTAGCCACAACCCATGCCCTAagtcacaccccaaaaaaagataaagataCAATATTTCAACTGAGAAAACAAGAATTATTTGGCTGAAATGAGGAGTAATAAGTTAATAAAAATACCCATGGCCATATAATATTATGTACttagtataatttattaatgGCTATTGTGTCAATTGTCAAAGTGACTTGTTATCCCAACTTAGGTGCCAGCCAGCCACATCTTCTTATTGATGAACaatgagaaagaaaatgaaaacgaCACCAACAGGAAATCGATAAATTTTATGCCACCAACGTTACATGCAACGCTCCCCACTCTTTTGATGCTTTATATATTCTTCGCATTTTAACTCTAATTCTTCATCTATCAAAACCAAAgtcttaaaaaaatactttggcGGCCTTTATTGGCAATCCTCTCAACTCTCTGCAGTCATGGTAATTAAGTTATTGCTTAATTCCCTCAAAAAGGCACTATAAATTAATTATgctaattaatttgttttgtgTGTTATTAATTAGGAGGGTAAAATCACAGAGTATAATTCTGTGAGTTCATTGAAAGTTCAAGGAAAAGGCGGATTTAGAGCTACCTCCTTTATCTTTGGTAAGGAATTTTCCAGTTTTAGCTAGCTAGCTATATATGAACTTGTTCATTAATATGTAATCATGTCTTTGGTGTTTccaaaacaacctctctatatctccacgaggtagtggtaagatTTGTGTATATTCTACCTTGCTAGATCCTACTGGTGAAATTTCACTGGATATATTGTTGTACTATTTGGTGTTTGAATATTTGTGAAATTTATTTGTAGGTTTGTTGGGATTGGAAAACATGGGTTTTGTGGCAGTGATGGTGAGTTTTGGTTTGTACTTCAGTTTTGTGATGGGCTTTGATCTGAGTGGATCAGCGAATACTCTCACTAACTTGATGGGCTCAACATTCTTGCTATCCACTCTTGGTGGCTTCATTTCTGACACTTACATCAACAGATTCCACACTGTCCTCATTTTTGGACCCTTCGAAATTATAGTAAGTTCAATAATAGTAATTATGGCATGTAAGTTGGTATGACAAAAGTTATTTTTACGAAGAAGTGATaatttatgatgatgatgatgatgatgattgtaGGCGTTCGCTTTGATAACAATTCAAGCTCATTATAAGAGTTTACAGCCAGTATGTTTGGAACCAAATTGCATATCAGGAAAGAAAGCTATATTCTTCTATGCATCACTTTGTTGTTTTGCATTGGGTGGTGGTGGGGTTAAAGGAGCATTGCCAGCATTGGGTGCTGACCAATTTGATCAGAAGGATCCAAAGGAAGCTAAAGCTCTTGGAAGATATTTCAATTTGCTCATGTTTAGTTCAGTGATTGGTGGAGCATTTGGGGTGACATTTGTTGTCTATGTTAGTACAGTTAAAGCTTGGtggaaaggttttctcataaGTTTGGTTTCTGTCACACttggttttattttctttgcctTGGGAAAGCCTTTTTTTCGACTTCAACAACCTGCTGGCAGTCCACTTACTAGAATTTTCCaggttaattaatttattctcttatttcttttttgtgtttatGCTATTTCAAA belongs to Solanum stenotomum isolate F172 chromosome 1, ASM1918654v1, whole genome shotgun sequence and includes:
- the LOC125868286 gene encoding flap endonuclease 1 isoform X2, with the protein product MGIKGLMKLLADNAPSGMKEQKFETYFGRKIAIDASMSIYQFLIVVGRSGTEMLTNEAGETTSHLVGMFSRTIRLLEAGIKPVYVFDGKPPDLKKQELAKRYSRREDATDDLAKATESGNKEDIEKFSKRTVKVTPQHNDDCKKLLRLMGVPAVEAPSEAEAQCAALCKAEKVYAVASEDMDSLTFGAPKFLRHLMDPSSKKIPVMEFDISKVLEGLELSMDQFIDLCILCGCDYCDSIRGIGPQTALKLVRQHGSMESILENINKERYQIPDDWPYEEARRLFKEPLVVTDDEQTDLKWAAPDEEGLVNFLVKENGFNIDRVTKAIEKIKTAKNKSSQGRLESFFKPVSTSAPVKRKETAHTTEKGAANKKSKASGSKKKK
- the LOC125868286 gene encoding flap endonuclease 1 isoform X1, with amino-acid sequence MGIKGLMKLLADNAPSGMKEQKFETYFGRKIAIDASMSIYQFLIVVGRSGTEMLTNEAGETTSHLVGMFSRTIRLLEAGIKPVYVFDGKPPDLKKQELAKRYSRREDATDDLAKATESGNKEDIEKFSKRTVKVTPQHNDDCKKLLRLMGVPAVEAPSEAEAQCAALCKAEKVYAVASEDMDSLTFGAPKFLRHLMDPSSKKIPVMEFDISKVLEGLELSMDQFIDLCILCGCDYCDSIRGIGPQTALKLVRQHGSMESILENINKERYQIPDDWPYEEARRLFKEPLVVTDDEQTDLKWAAPDEEGLVNFLVKENGFNIDRVTKAIEKIKTAKNKSSQGRLESFFKPVSTSAPVKRKGTKCVLVSPIPVTKFKTLSLRSRPGVLGKLIFPSLELGLNYSVPLSRHVCFGI